A window of bacterium contains these coding sequences:
- the modA gene encoding molybdate ABC transporter substrate-binding protein: MNHISAIIFSVVVLLVGTGYQARAEVLVHAAASLADALKETGMLYEQKTGEKVSFNFAASSLLARQIQEGAPGDIFFSADEGKMDGLEKEGLIRKDMRKSLLSNTLVIVVTTDSNAKFSSAADLVNVKGSIAIAEPQTVPAGIYAREYLKKIGIWDKVMDRLIPTDNVRASLAAVESGNVDAGIVYKTDAGVSKRVRIAHEIPRGEGPKISYPLAVLTHAKDFHAAKKFYDFLLNPRVLDIYLKYGFLLSDS; encoded by the coding sequence ATGAACCACATTTCGGCAATCATATTTTCTGTAGTCGTACTGTTGGTGGGAACAGGTTACCAGGCACGCGCGGAAGTCCTGGTGCACGCTGCTGCGAGTCTTGCGGACGCCCTCAAGGAAACCGGAATGCTTTATGAACAGAAGACAGGAGAGAAAGTTTCGTTCAACTTTGCCGCTTCCAGTCTTCTGGCAAGGCAGATTCAGGAGGGGGCGCCTGGCGACATTTTTTTCTCCGCCGATGAGGGGAAGATGGACGGTCTGGAAAAGGAAGGATTGATTCGAAAAGATATGAGGAAGTCGCTGCTGTCGAATACTCTGGTGATTGTTGTTACGACAGATTCGAATGCAAAATTCTCTTCCGCTGCGGACCTTGTTAACGTGAAAGGAAGTATCGCGATTGCAGAACCGCAGACTGTCCCAGCCGGCATCTATGCGAGAGAATATTTGAAGAAAATTGGAATCTGGGACAAGGTCATGGATCGGCTCATTCCTACCGATAATGTTCGTGCTTCGCTCGCAGCAGTTGAATCGGGCAATGTAGACGCTGGAATCGTGTACAAAACCGATGCCGGCGTATCGAAACGAGTCAGGATCGCGCATGAAATCCCCCGAGGAGAAGGCCCTAAGATCAGTTATCCTCTCGCAGTTCTGACGCACGCAAAGGATTTTCACGCTGCTAAGAAATTCTATGACTTTCTACTGAACCCCAGGGTTCTGGATATTTATCTGAAGTACGGATTTCTGCTCTCCGATTCTTGA
- a CDS encoding VOC family protein, whose product MFQTVSYIMINVSEMTRSIRFYRDQLGIPLRFESPGWTEFETGSTTLALHLGEAIADPSGRAAGSCTIGFEVQNLDMVYEELKEKGIRFSMPPKNQENEGIRLAVCQDPDGLSISFAELLKK is encoded by the coding sequence ATGTTTCAGACGGTAAGTTACATCATGATCAACGTTTCAGAAATGACAAGATCCATCCGATTCTATCGCGATCAACTGGGTATTCCACTGAGATTTGAATCACCAGGATGGACTGAATTTGAAACAGGCTCTACGACTCTTGCTCTTCATTTGGGAGAGGCCATAGCGGACCCGAGTGGTCGCGCCGCCGGCAGTTGCACAATCGGATTTGAGGTACAGAACCTGGATATGGTTTACGAGGAACTAAAAGAGAAGGGTATACGTTTCTCCATGCCGCCCAAGAACCAGGAAAATGAAGGGATTCGTCTAGCCGTGTGTCAGGATCCCGATGGATTATCCATCTCATTTGCAGAGCTACTCAAGAAATAA
- a CDS encoding alpha/beta hydrolase, with product MYINRIFFSVAFLLILIGTVAAEPNDAVTVSFPTEDGGEIFGDVYGRGDHALILAHGGRFHKGSWQKQARELQAAGFRVLAIDFRGYGQSRGPGQEDPMSAPLYQDLLAAVRYLRQSGAKTISIIGASMGGGAAADASIRSIAGQIERIVFLASILNSPPQKVKGRKLFIVAREDTRGDGVVRLVKIREQYEQTPDPKELIILEGSAHAQAIFETDQAARLMLEILRFLSAP from the coding sequence ATGTATATCAACCGGATCTTCTTTTCTGTTGCCTTCCTTTTGATACTCATTGGAACCGTTGCTGCAGAGCCGAATGATGCAGTGACAGTTTCATTTCCCACGGAAGATGGTGGTGAGATTTTCGGCGACGTTTATGGCAGGGGCGATCATGCACTGATTCTGGCTCATGGCGGAAGATTTCATAAAGGGAGCTGGCAAAAGCAGGCGCGAGAACTCCAGGCAGCAGGATTTCGGGTTTTAGCGATCGACTTCCGGGGTTATGGACAATCGCGTGGTCCGGGCCAGGAAGATCCGATGAGCGCGCCATTGTACCAGGATTTGTTAGCCGCGGTCCGTTATTTGCGCCAGTCGGGCGCCAAAACAATTTCGATTATTGGTGCAAGCATGGGTGGCGGTGCTGCTGCAGATGCTTCTATTCGCTCAATCGCCGGTCAAATCGAACGGATTGTTTTCCTTGCATCCATCCTCAATAGTCCGCCGCAAAAGGTAAAAGGGCGCAAACTGTTTATCGTGGCGCGAGAAGATACACGCGGTGACGGTGTTGTGCGACTCGTGAAAATTCGCGAGCAATACGAACAGACTCCTGACCCAAAAGAGCTGATCATCCTGGAGGGTTCCGCACATGCTCAGGCAATTTTTGAAACTGATCAGGCTGCGCGGCTCATGCTGGAAATTCTGCGGTTCCTTTCAGCGCCGTAA
- a CDS encoding peptidase, producing the protein MQNVRRFVTLSLFIFLTSLIVVAQNPYDPDTPEAGSVQAIARYTTETKFGNPWVAYVPDSSTVPSPTKYLGHVVGAAGELSHTAKIYGYLRELAKASDRVDVEVIGKSEEGRDILLVLVSDGQNIKNLAQLQQATAALADPRKTSPQEAERIIATAKPIYYFNAGLHSTETGSPEMVMEMAYRLAVSEQPHIQEIRRNVVVLINPVSEPDGRDKVVDWFYRYLKGKTDFDNLPRRTPPFWGKYVFHDNNRDTHQHALKLTQAVHKMFYNYHPTVMHDLHESIPLLLIWNGTGPWNPNLDPLVINEAFETALHEMTTLTGFGMPGVWTWGFGEGWGHHYLDSLAMNHNALGRGYETFGNSTAETVARVLRPNQERYVDKPVTEPDWYRPLPPEKKMQWSLRNNTNYMQTGCLAVLSYTAKHGQEMLRNFYRRSYNSWQKGVKGNPYAFVIAPDQGDRRRVAQMVELLRSHKIEVHRATAAIKVKEGEFPKGSYVVRLDQPYRNYTVDLLVPQEFPTDTPYEPYDDIAWAFPVHYGVETKRIDDAAILKVGLEPLPATLVVRGQVKGNGPVFLLKDTGQESLLATRVQLANFKIEIAEQNFKAGGIDYPRGSWIIAGQEGLRQALDRVAQELALDFVSAGNAPDVKRHDSPLPRIGLWTIWADTEMAGWVRMTLDQQKIPYTYLRDEEIRAGKLRDQFDLIIYPENYQDLKTQIHGIDTKFGPMPYTKTAQFTHHGVPVASNDITGGIGWKGIANLADFLEQGGLLVTLGNGSALPLEGGLVRNVRRGSEVTSPGVEIGTKFIRYDHPLAYGYPETTSVFRQSYQVYSVRPADRRWIVMQWGTRLPKPEREVEKEDQKEKKDEKKEEEAPMVVSGGMKSTDDLEGHAAILDLPAGRGRVIAFNFNPMHRDLNHSDYRLLWNVILNWSSLPPAVP; encoded by the coding sequence ATGCAGAATGTACGTCGCTTTGTAACTTTGAGCTTATTCATTTTTCTTACGAGCCTGATTGTTGTTGCGCAGAATCCGTATGACCCGGACACGCCGGAAGCGGGGTCTGTTCAAGCTATCGCACGCTATACAACAGAAACGAAATTCGGGAATCCCTGGGTAGCTTATGTTCCGGATTCTTCTACAGTCCCATCTCCTACAAAATATCTGGGACATGTTGTTGGGGCGGCGGGCGAATTATCGCATACAGCAAAGATTTACGGTTACCTTCGCGAACTGGCGAAAGCATCCGACCGCGTGGATGTAGAAGTAATCGGAAAATCAGAAGAGGGGCGCGACATACTTCTCGTGCTTGTATCCGATGGGCAGAACATTAAGAATCTTGCTCAGCTTCAGCAAGCCACAGCGGCGCTGGCCGATCCACGCAAGACATCACCACAAGAAGCGGAACGAATCATCGCGACTGCAAAACCGATTTATTACTTCAACGCAGGGCTGCATTCTACGGAGACCGGAAGTCCGGAGATGGTAATGGAAATGGCCTACAGACTTGCAGTCAGCGAACAACCGCATATCCAAGAGATTCGGCGGAATGTTGTTGTGCTGATCAATCCGGTGTCCGAGCCGGATGGTCGCGACAAAGTTGTGGACTGGTTCTACCGCTACCTGAAAGGAAAAACCGATTTTGACAATCTCCCGAGGCGCACTCCTCCATTCTGGGGTAAGTATGTTTTTCACGATAACAACCGCGACACACATCAGCATGCGTTGAAGCTCACGCAAGCGGTCCACAAAATGTTTTACAACTACCACCCGACCGTCATGCACGATCTGCATGAGTCGATTCCACTGCTTCTGATCTGGAACGGGACTGGGCCGTGGAATCCGAATCTGGATCCCCTTGTAATCAACGAAGCATTTGAAACGGCACTGCATGAAATGACTACGCTTACTGGATTTGGAATGCCGGGAGTGTGGACCTGGGGTTTCGGCGAAGGGTGGGGACATCATTATCTTGATTCATTGGCGATGAACCACAACGCACTGGGACGCGGCTACGAAACGTTCGGCAACTCGACCGCCGAAACGGTCGCGCGCGTGTTGCGTCCGAACCAGGAGCGTTATGTGGATAAGCCTGTCACTGAACCGGATTGGTATCGTCCCTTGCCGCCGGAAAAGAAAATGCAGTGGTCACTCCGCAACAACACCAACTACATGCAAACCGGTTGTCTCGCCGTTTTGAGCTACACAGCAAAACATGGTCAGGAAATGTTGCGAAACTTTTACCGGAGGAGTTATAACTCCTGGCAAAAAGGTGTGAAAGGAAATCCGTATGCATTCGTGATCGCGCCCGATCAAGGGGATCGGCGCCGGGTGGCTCAAATGGTGGAGCTGCTGCGCAGTCACAAAATCGAAGTGCATCGCGCAACAGCAGCGATCAAAGTCAAAGAGGGTGAATTTCCGAAAGGGAGTTACGTAGTGCGGCTCGATCAACCGTATCGAAACTACACTGTGGATTTGCTCGTGCCGCAAGAATTTCCGACCGATACCCCATACGAGCCGTATGATGACATCGCATGGGCGTTTCCGGTGCATTACGGCGTTGAAACCAAACGGATCGATGATGCAGCAATCTTGAAAGTGGGGCTCGAACCACTACCCGCTACTCTTGTTGTGCGCGGTCAGGTGAAGGGAAATGGCCCTGTGTTCCTGCTAAAAGATACAGGGCAGGAGTCGTTGCTGGCAACGCGTGTGCAGCTGGCGAATTTTAAGATCGAGATTGCCGAACAGAATTTCAAAGCCGGTGGAATCGATTATCCGCGAGGCTCCTGGATCATCGCCGGACAGGAAGGACTGCGGCAAGCACTCGATCGTGTAGCGCAGGAGTTGGCGCTGGATTTCGTAAGCGCCGGCAATGCGCCGGATGTGAAGCGGCACGATTCACCACTCCCGCGCATCGGTCTGTGGACAATATGGGCCGATACTGAAATGGCGGGTTGGGTACGGATGACTCTGGATCAGCAAAAGATTCCGTACACGTATCTTCGTGATGAAGAGATTCGCGCAGGCAAGTTGCGCGATCAATTTGATCTCATTATCTACCCTGAAAATTACCAGGATCTCAAAACTCAGATTCATGGAATCGATACAAAGTTCGGCCCGATGCCCTACACAAAAACTGCGCAATTCACTCATCATGGAGTTCCTGTTGCTTCGAATGACATCACCGGCGGAATCGGATGGAAAGGGATAGCAAATCTTGCAGACTTTTTAGAACAGGGCGGTCTGCTGGTGACACTCGGAAACGGCTCGGCGCTTCCGCTGGAAGGGGGACTGGTGCGCAATGTACGCCGCGGCAGCGAGGTCACTTCACCCGGAGTGGAGATCGGAACAAAATTTATTCGATACGATCACCCGCTCGCATATGGTTATCCGGAAACAACTTCGGTTTTTCGCCAATCTTATCAGGTCTATTCGGTGCGTCCTGCGGATCGCCGATGGATTGTGATGCAATGGGGAACGCGCCTGCCGAAACCGGAACGGGAGGTGGAAAAAGAGGATCAAAAAGAGAAGAAGGATGAAAAGAAAGAGGAAGAAGCGCCGATGGTTGTAAGCGGTGGGATGAAGAGCACCGATGATCTTGAGGGACATGCTGCGATTCTGGATTTACCAGCAGGTCGCGGACGCGTAATCGCTTTCAATTTCAATCCGATGCATCGCGATTTGAATCACTCGGATTATCGTTTGCTATGGAATGTGATTCTGAACTGGTCCAGTCTGCCTCCGGCAGTTCCTTGA